Proteins from a genomic interval of Cyanobacteriota bacterium:
- a CDS encoding PfkB family carbohydrate kinase, protein NNDVVAYLRTLAVPHIAITNGADPIQFYTNALAGTIPVPVVAVVDTLGAGDIFHGAFCHYILSADFTTALQKAATIASSTCTSFGTRQWLLSSIPE, encoded by the coding sequence AACAACGATGTAGTTGCCTACTTACGCACGCTGGCAGTTCCCCACATTGCTATTACTAATGGTGCAGATCCCATCCAGTTCTACACCAATGCACTAGCCGGAACTATACCAGTGCCTGTAGTAGCCGTGGTTGACACCCTAGGGGCTGGAGACATTTTTCACGGCGCATTTTGCCACTATATTTTGAGTGCAGATTTTACAACGGCACTACAAAAAGCAGCCACGATCGCCTCGTCTACTTGCACATCCTTCGGAACTCGTCAATGGTTGCTGTCATCAATACCTGAATGA